The following coding sequences are from one Helicobacter sp. 12S02232-10 window:
- a CDS encoding FAD-dependent oxidoreductase, with the protein MENEFDVVIIGGGVSGCAAFYAMSEYSDIKKIAIVEKCDRLAKVSSSAKANSQTIHDGSIETNYTVEKAKKVKLSAYKVRHYALNKNLQNKVIFENQKMAIGVGENECRFMTERHESFKEIFPNLEFFDKNKIKELEPKVILRADGTDRSENVVGSGFKKDWCAMNFGLLSENFVEESKKLNPNNEVFLNFRVKKIEPRADGYALISENSDEIYAKFVLVNAGSYSLPLAQSMGYGMDLGCLPVAGSFYFVPDLLRGKVYTVQNPKLPFAAVHGDPDVAIKGKTRIGPTALTMPKLERNKHWLGGISMELLKMDLNKEVFKIALDLFSDKEIRDYVFKNMIFEMPFFGKRKFLKDAQKIIPSLKLEDLEYAQGFGEVRPQVLDRAKRKLELGEKKISTGKGITFNMTPSPGATSCLQNALNDSQEIAAYLGVKFDLERFYKDLSPEELENL; encoded by the coding sequence ATGGAAAATGAATTTGATGTTGTCATTATTGGGGGAGGCGTGTCTGGTTGCGCAGCTTTTTATGCGATGAGTGAATATAGTGATATTAAAAAGATTGCCATTGTTGAAAAATGCGATCGACTTGCAAAAGTAAGTTCAAGCGCAAAAGCAAATTCCCAAACAATTCACGATGGTTCGATTGAAACGAATTACACAGTTGAAAAGGCTAAAAAAGTTAAGCTTTCTGCCTATAAGGTTAGACATTATGCTTTGAATAAAAATTTACAAAATAAAGTGATTTTTGAGAATCAAAAAATGGCGATCGGGGTAGGGGAAAACGAATGTAGGTTTATGACAGAGCGTCACGAAAGTTTTAAGGAAATTTTTCCTAATCTAGAGTTTTTTGACAAAAATAAAATCAAAGAGCTTGAACCTAAGGTCATTTTGCGTGCAGATGGTACAGACAGAAGTGAGAATGTAGTCGGATCAGGATTTAAGAAAGATTGGTGTGCAATGAATTTTGGGCTTTTAAGTGAGAATTTTGTCGAAGAATCCAAAAAACTCAATCCAAATAATGAAGTATTTTTGAATTTTCGGGTTAAAAAAATAGAGCCTCGTGCAGATGGCTATGCCTTGATATCTGAAAATTCTGATGAAATTTATGCTAAATTTGTATTGGTTAATGCTGGTTCTTATTCCCTCCCATTAGCTCAGTCGATGGGATATGGGATGGATTTGGGTTGTTTGCCTGTCGCAGGAAGTTTTTATTTTGTCCCTGATTTATTAAGAGGCAAAGTTTATACGGTTCAAAATCCAAAACTTCCATTTGCAGCCGTTCATGGGGATCCTGATGTAGCGATCAAGGGTAAGACAAGAATCGGACCCACAGCCCTTACAATGCCAAAATTAGAGAGGAATAAGCATTGGCTTGGAGGCATTAGTATGGAACTTTTAAAAATGGATTTAAATAAAGAAGTTTTTAAAATTGCACTTGATTTATTCTCTGATAAAGAGATTCGTGATTATGTATTTAAAAATATGATTTTTGAAATGCCATTTTTTGGAAAAAGAAAATTCCTTAAAGATGCACAAAAAATTATCCCATCATTAAAATTGGAAGATTTGGAATATGCCCAAGGTTTTGGAGAAGTGAGACCACAGGTTTTAGATCGAGCAAAAAGAAAGCTTGAACTTGGGGAGAAAAAAATTTCTACGGGCAAGGGGATTACTTTCAATATGACTCCTTCTCCTGGAGCGACAAGCTGTCTTCAAAATGCCTTGAATGACTCCCAAGAAATTGCAGCTTATTTGGGTGTCAAATTTGATTTGGAAAGATTTTATAAAGATCTTTCTCCTGAAGAGCTTGAAAATTTATAA
- a CDS encoding metal ABC transporter permease — protein MMELLSYSFIQNALIASFLISICAGIIGSIVVSNKTVFLTGGVAHSAFGGVGVALFFGFNATLGASLAGVLMALLMVYATLKYKDKIDTFIAASWALGMAIGIILIDLTPGYGSDLTSYLFGSIIAVAPNDILSIAIFDIVLLIFVIFYYRELLSIFYDSEFCQLKKINVQIFNIVIFVLVSLGVVMSMSAAGLILVLSILSIPAYIATMFVSSLKFQMLFSWVLSLIFMWSGFFISYIYDLSVGACIVVVSVIGMGLAILLKNVFYNFKILQGK, from the coding sequence ATGATGGAGCTTTTGTCTTATTCCTTTATTCAAAATGCATTGATCGCCTCTTTTTTGATCAGCATTTGTGCAGGAATTATCGGTTCCATTGTTGTTTCAAATAAAACAGTATTTTTGACCGGAGGAGTTGCTCATAGTGCTTTTGGTGGGGTAGGGGTTGCCTTGTTTTTTGGTTTTAATGCGACTTTAGGTGCTTCACTTGCAGGCGTGTTAATGGCATTACTGATGGTTTATGCAACACTTAAATATAAGGATAAGATCGATACATTTATCGCTGCAAGTTGGGCTCTTGGGATGGCAATCGGGATTATTTTGATTGATCTGACTCCTGGTTATGGGAGTGATCTTACGAGTTATCTTTTTGGTTCTATTATTGCTGTTGCTCCAAATGATATCCTCAGTATTGCTATATTTGATATTGTCTTGCTTATTTTTGTAATATTTTATTATCGAGAGCTTTTGAGTATTTTTTATGATAGCGAATTTTGTCAATTAAAAAAGATTAATGTACAGATTTTTAATATTGTTATTTTTGTTCTAGTTTCTTTGGGTGTGGTGATGAGTATGAGTGCAGCTGGCTTGATATTGGTGCTTTCAATTTTATCCATACCTGCTTATATTGCAACAATGTTTGTATCTTCTTTAAAATTTCAGATGTTGTTTTCGTGGGTATTGTCATTGATTTTTATGTGGAGTGGTTTTTTTATTTCTTATATTTATGATTTGAGTGTGGGTGCTTGTATTGTGGTTGTATCAGTGATTGGAATGGGGCTTGCAATTTTGCTTAAGAATGTATTTTATAATTTTAAAATTTTACAAGGAAAATGA
- a CDS encoding DUF5408 family protein, which yields MTEFEKADLALNAARKAVRIVIFIGMFAVLLTMINIYVLLNQITATAQMSKEMHILNDRVEGLEKEIEK from the coding sequence ATGACTGAGTTTGAAAAGGCAGATCTTGCTTTGAATGCAGCAAGGAAAGCTGTTAGAATTGTTATTTTTATCGGTATGTTTGCAGTTCTTTTGACAATGATTAATATTTATGTTCTGCTCAATCAAATAACAGCCACTGCGCAAATGAGCAAGGAAATGCATATTTTGAATGACAGAGTGGAAGGTTTAGAGAAAGAAATTGAAAAATAA
- a CDS encoding ComF family protein, translated as MKCVVCGKISFNPICSRCFFEIKITPTMRVIEGVSIYSFYNYSDVSILIKSKYYVFGSRILKILSAKASDYFFNSHLKSSLWKETNLYGIGIDDCVRSYYSHTAVILKEFCRYGFKPDYGKLQAKNNLQYAGKSLQYRRQNPKNLFFKGSHSKNFFIIDDIITTGTTMSEAIREVEKSGSRVFFCIALCNAEN; from the coding sequence ATGAAATGTGTCGTTTGTGGCAAAATTTCATTCAATCCGATTTGCTCAAGATGTTTTTTTGAAATAAAAATCACCCCAACAATGCGGGTTATTGAAGGGGTAAGCATTTACAGTTTTTATAATTATAGTGATGTCTCAATTCTCATCAAAAGCAAATATTATGTTTTTGGAAGCAGAATTTTAAAAATTCTTTCTGCAAAAGCGAGTGATTATTTCTTCAACTCTCATCTAAAATCCTCACTTTGGAAAGAAACTAATCTCTATGGAATAGGTATTGATGATTGTGTCAGGAGTTACTATTCCCATACTGCAGTGATTCTCAAAGAATTTTGCCGTTATGGATTTAAGCCTGATTATGGAAAACTTCAAGCAAAAAATAATCTCCAATACGCTGGAAAATCACTTCAATACCGCCGCCAAAATCCAAAAAATCTATTTTTTAAGGGGAGTCATTCCAAGAATTTTTTCATCATCGACGACATCATCACTACAGGAACAACGATGAGCGAAGCGATAAGAGAGGTAGAAAAATCAGGCTCAAGAGTATTTTTCTGTATTGCCTTATGCAATGCAGAAAACTAA
- the tmk gene encoding dTMP kinase: protein MYVALEGIDTCGKSTQISLLQKTYPDAIFTKEPGGSKIGIQIREMILRENNVFHQKNSLHSQNYGHYNGDNQIDHKTEFLLFLADRAEHTAKIIIPNQDKIIFSDRSIVSGIAYAKQIPQAKELNLFATNSIVPDLIIMLKINPDTLAFRLSQKSNDFIESRGIPYLLEIQNNIEATAKDLGCELVIIQAAQSKDSIHTQIKKIIDSKQ from the coding sequence ATGTATGTTGCACTAGAAGGAATCGATACTTGTGGAAAATCCACACAAATCTCACTGCTTCAAAAAACTTACCCCGATGCTATCTTTACCAAAGAACCTGGAGGAAGTAAGATAGGGATACAAATTCGAGAGATGATTTTAAGAGAAAATAACGTTTTTCATCAAAAAAATTCACTTCATTCGCAAAATTATGGTCATTACAATGGAGATAATCAAATTGATCATAAAACAGAATTTTTATTATTTCTTGCTGATCGCGCCGAACATACCGCAAAAATCATCATTCCCAATCAAGATAAAATCATCTTTTCAGATAGAAGCATTGTATCGGGTATCGCTTATGCAAAACAAATCCCCCAAGCAAAAGAATTGAATCTATTTGCCACAAATTCAATCGTTCCTGATTTGATCATTATGCTAAAAATTAATCCTGACACCCTTGCTTTCCGACTCTCACAAAAATCTAACGACTTTATCGAATCTAGAGGCATTCCCTATCTCCTTGAAATTCAAAATAATATTGAAGCCACCGCAAAAGATTTGGGATGTGAGCTTGTAATCATACAAGCTGCTCAAAGCAAAGATTCCATTCACACTCAAATCAAAAAAATCATTGATTCAAAACAATGA
- the coaD gene encoding pantetheine-phosphate adenylyltransferase, whose amino-acid sequence MKKIAIYPGTFDPVTNGHLDIIKRSVELFDKVIIAIAKSSSKHPMFSLQDRKKMMELATSHLTNIECVCFQNLLANFAKDNGAKLIIRGLRVVSDFEYELQMGYANASLNEELDTIYFMPTLKNAFISSSIVRSILEHNGKVSHLIPEVAYQHILKLKGQK is encoded by the coding sequence ATGAAAAAAATCGCTATTTATCCAGGCACTTTTGATCCAGTTACCAACGGACATTTAGATATTATCAAACGAAGCGTGGAGCTTTTTGATAAAGTCATTATCGCTATTGCCAAATCAAGTTCCAAACATCCTATGTTTAGCCTCCAAGATCGTAAAAAAATGATGGAGCTTGCCACAAGCCATCTTACCAATATAGAATGCGTTTGTTTTCAAAATCTTTTGGCCAACTTTGCCAAAGATAACGGAGCCAAGCTTATCATTAGGGGTCTGCGCGTAGTGAGTGATTTTGAATACGAACTCCAAATGGGCTATGCTAACGCATCTTTAAATGAAGAATTGGACACCATTTATTTTATGCCTACTTTAAAAAATGCTTTTATTAGCTCTTCAATTGTTCGAAGTATTTTAGAACACAATGGCAAAGTATCCCATTTAATCCCAGAAGTAGCTTACCAACACATACTCAAATTAAAAGGGCAAAAATAA
- a CDS encoding UbiX family flavin prenyltransferase, which translates to MKMIVGISGASGVSLAIRFIRYIPKEIELFVIISESAKVVAQKEIENEIEAALDSIIKDGRKMFLFDEDEIGANIASGSFGVNAMAIIPTSMDMLAKISCGIADELISRCASVMIKEHKKLLIAPRELPLSAIALENMLKLSRLNIIIAPPIMGYYAKTKDLTSMENFIIGKWLDALEIQNNLYPRWGMHQ; encoded by the coding sequence ATGAAAATGATTGTAGGCATCAGCGGAGCGAGCGGAGTCAGCTTGGCAATTCGATTTATCAGGTACATTCCAAAAGAGATTGAGCTTTTTGTAATCATCTCTGAAAGTGCTAAAGTCGTAGCCCAAAAAGAAATAGAAAATGAAATAGAAGCCGCTCTTGATTCCATCATCAAAGATGGTAGGAAAATGTTTTTATTCGATGAAGATGAAATCGGAGCCAACATCGCTTCAGGAAGCTTTGGCGTCAATGCTATGGCAATTATTCCCACAAGTATGGATATGTTGGCAAAAATTTCTTGTGGCATTGCTGATGAACTGATTTCAAGGTGTGCAAGCGTGATGATCAAAGAACATAAAAAACTTTTGATTGCTCCAAGAGAATTGCCACTTTCTGCCATTGCCCTAGAAAATATGCTCAAACTTTCACGCTTAAATATTATCATTGCACCGCCCATAATGGGCTATTATGCTAAAACAAAGGATTTGACTTCTATGGAAAATTTCATTATAGGGAAATGGTTGGACGCTTTAGAAATCCAAAACAATCTTTACCCAAGATGGGGAATGCACCAATGA
- the flgA gene encoding flagellar basal body P-ring formation chaperone FlgA: MIKTLLLFSLLFSSLWASQNMIQIKDYLNNAYQKQYKNYGIEITNISITLPSNISIDNYQIHSLSLDSKYLNKKNGALILNASIKNSLLKIPVEYQIEASIIVYRAASPIKKFQDINDANTLKDKISLDKITQIPITSLQVNQISAKSYIPTNAIITLDKIQAKILIRKNDAFIGIIKDNHINLETTLIAKENGSKDQIINAINPETKKIIRVKVINEGKGEIL, translated from the coding sequence ATGATTAAAACACTTTTGTTATTTTCACTATTATTTTCCAGTCTATGGGCATCACAAAATATGATACAAATCAAAGACTATTTAAATAACGCCTATCAGAAGCAATATAAAAATTATGGTATCGAGATTACAAATATTTCTATAACCCTTCCTTCAAATATTTCTATAGACAATTATCAAATCCACTCCCTGAGTCTTGATTCAAAATACTTGAATAAAAAGAATGGTGCCCTAATTTTAAACGCTTCAATCAAAAATTCCTTGTTAAAAATTCCTGTTGAATATCAAATAGAGGCTTCCATCATTGTTTATCGAGCCGCATCTCCAATCAAAAAATTCCAAGATATCAATGACGCCAACACTCTAAAAGATAAAATTTCTTTAGACAAAATCACCCAAATCCCAATCACAAGTCTTCAAGTCAATCAGATAAGTGCAAAATCCTATATCCCTACAAACGCCATCATCACGCTTGATAAAATTCAAGCAAAAATCTTAATCCGTAAAAATGATGCTTTTATCGGTATCATCAAAGACAATCATATCAATTTGGAAACGACACTAATTGCCAAAGAAAATGGCTCAAAAGATCAAATCATTAATGCCATCAATCCCGAAACCAAAAAAATTATCCGCGTCAAGGTGATCAATGAGGGCAAAGGAGAAATATTATGA
- a CDS encoding UvrD-helicase domain-containing protein yields MNKQALDHLNPSQLQAVEHIDGPMLILAGAGSGKTKTLTTRLAYLIDEVGIPSNTTLTLTFTNKAASEMRERALKLIENNTNHPPLLCTFHKFGLLFLKFHIHYLGREPNFILIDSDDKKKILKTLDTNLPIGYIESQISRMKNSLTSPEDALIAAQDRHQKFIAETYKKYVHYLETKNMVDFDDLLSLSYKILDDNPDLAKETSNRYRYIMVDEYQDTNYLQYCLLQKLCSAHQNLCVVGDDDQSIYGWRGADIANILEFKDNFENVKIIKLEQNYRSSTQILSIANSLIAHNASRLGKELQSIKGNGKEITLFHSADETEESNKISKEIKKLLDLGTNPDEIAILFRLNALSRSIEEGLNRAKIPYKLIGAMRFYERAEIKDILAYLRFIINPNDDFSLSRIINKPKRGIGKITQEKIFQIAQDHNASVYQAFKSDYLEKTINEKTLQTLIDFFSTIQDLREYLSISVLKFIDEFISQINLSGEIENSNESIDRVSNIEEFYGMFRDYIIQSPMNSLQDFLNDLSLSSDADTQGEGYISCMSVHSAKGLEFKYVFIVGFEEGFFPLIREEGDIEEERRLGYVAFTRAKDELYISFVKSRFYKGKRTELEKSRFLQEAGLMGKKQEISNETGFQKGDLISHKIFGSGRVISIDGSGKNAKLKINFGGLQRDILASFVQKEKIND; encoded by the coding sequence ATGAATAAGCAGGCTTTAGATCACCTCAATCCCTCTCAACTCCAAGCAGTTGAGCATATTGATGGTCCTATGCTTATTCTTGCAGGAGCAGGAAGCGGGAAAACCAAAACGCTTACAACTCGCTTGGCTTATTTGATTGATGAAGTCGGCATTCCCTCAAATACGACCTTGACTTTAACCTTTACAAATAAAGCGGCTTCAGAGATGAGGGAGCGGGCATTAAAACTGATTGAAAACAACACAAATCATCCCCCTCTACTATGCACTTTTCATAAATTTGGGCTTTTATTTTTGAAATTCCATATCCATTATTTAGGGCGAGAACCAAATTTCATTTTAATTGATAGCGATGATAAAAAAAAGATTTTAAAAACTCTTGATACAAACCTCCCTATAGGATATATTGAATCCCAAATTTCTCGAATGAAAAATTCGCTCACCTCTCCTGAAGATGCCTTAATTGCAGCACAAGACAGACATCAAAAATTCATCGCTGAAACCTATAAAAAGTATGTTCATTACTTAGAAACAAAAAATATGGTAGATTTTGATGATCTTTTAAGCTTAAGCTATAAAATTTTAGATGATAATCCTGATTTGGCTAAAGAAACTAGCAATCGCTATCGATACATTATGGTTGATGAATATCAGGATACAAACTATTTACAATATTGCCTGCTTCAAAAACTTTGCTCTGCACATCAAAATCTTTGTGTTGTAGGAGACGACGATCAAAGTATCTATGGATGGAGAGGTGCTGATATTGCCAATATCTTAGAATTCAAAGATAATTTTGAAAATGTAAAAATTATCAAATTGGAACAAAATTATCGCTCAAGTACGCAAATTCTAAGCATAGCAAACTCTCTGATCGCACACAATGCCTCAAGGTTGGGCAAAGAACTCCAAAGCATCAAAGGAAATGGGAAAGAAATCACTCTTTTTCACTCTGCAGATGAAACCGAAGAAAGCAATAAAATTTCTAAAGAAATTAAAAAATTATTAGATCTTGGCACAAATCCTGATGAAATCGCAATACTCTTTAGACTCAATGCACTCTCAAGAAGCATCGAAGAAGGATTAAACCGAGCTAAAATCCCTTATAAACTCATTGGGGCTATGCGCTTTTATGAACGTGCTGAAATCAAAGATATTTTAGCCTACCTACGATTCATCATCAATCCAAACGATGATTTTTCACTTTCTAGAATCATTAACAAGCCCAAAAGAGGCATAGGAAAAATCACTCAGGAAAAAATTTTTCAAATCGCTCAAGACCACAATGCATCAGTTTATCAGGCTTTCAAATCTGACTATCTTGAAAAAACAATCAATGAAAAAACGCTCCAAACCCTCATAGATTTTTTTTCAACCATTCAAGATTTAAGAGAATATCTCTCTATCTCTGTGCTTAAATTTATTGATGAATTCATCTCTCAAATTAATTTGAGTGGCGAGATTGAAAATTCCAACGAATCTATTGATCGAGTTTCTAACATTGAAGAATTTTACGGAATGTTTCGCGACTACATCATTCAATCTCCGATGAATTCTCTGCAAGACTTTCTAAATGACCTATCCTTAAGTAGCGATGCCGATACTCAAGGTGAGGGTTATATTTCGTGTATGAGTGTTCATTCTGCTAAAGGACTTGAATTTAAATATGTCTTTATCGTAGGCTTTGAAGAAGGTTTTTTTCCTCTAATTCGAGAAGAAGGTGATATCGAGGAAGAAAGAAGGCTTGGCTATGTCGCTTTTACAAGGGCTAAAGACGAACTTTATATTTCCTTTGTAAAATCCAGATTCTACAAAGGAAAACGCACTGAACTTGAAAAATCTAGATTTCTTCAAGAAGCTGGTTTGATGGGAAAAAAACAAGAGATTTCAAATGAAACAGGGTTTCAAAAAGGGGATTTAATTTCACATAAAATCTTTGGTTCAGGAAGAGTCATAAGCATTGATGGAAGCGGTAAAAATGCCAAGCTTAAGATTAATTTTGGCGGGCTTCAAAGAGATATTCTTGCTTCTTTTGTTCAAAAAGAAAAGATAAATGATTAA
- a CDS encoding tetratricopeptide repeat protein, producing the protein MAKKQISDPITQGINSITDADIPKSASPSKLIDKLKLKLQNFFNNEKIQSLKDFISVKYAKIKQNKKIFFSTISIVAVLIVATIILIIVSILPSHPSTQNIPAKNKNSKIETPLPQIPKLETKIPEISDKSLDNLIKKANILYNNGEKTEALNIFSNIASFSQSIANHNLGVIKLKEKNYADSIASFDNSISSGENISVSAIDAMVSAYYLKRIDLYNYYLKLVNSHISDSDHEPFYSYLYGLAQYYNGYYFEALSPLLNPNSESFKEQNHRLASKIFLVFNDDYNALAHLQEIAAPKDYKSLGLLYARVGEYGKAKSYLYKYLNANSDDLEALLAIQIIDLKLGNFAAAASALESIASNKDVAKKAMETYPIKVILNPSLFDVNLAQEEFWHRSFEIQEKIPYKIIFYYAPFRVFDVQEALKMIREGGVFSDIRNIEEAKNTLVRGGTISTINKNIAKALIELNKNNIRDALKYLKISAKSNPNHAVLHYNIGLIYAQMEDFQNAYNHFLRAYHLNSYDITSGLFAIIAGDFIYQDTTRIMHQISQDFESIPFKSQTQKKFLSSFIGYLNNNIDDDMDWIEQAQKKFPIYYALKAAYGIRNKNKTALLETFSKLKSIYPKDVVSNVLYELAHSYDTNLKQVALKLHNLFLSDKLDLSSVYYGPAFTRELYVYIGFITGSLENQERDLEQKLISQTDTPNGILQTMALINIYQHKFEKAYTLYNTLIENLKENDAQTKFFAAVSAIGANHPENAVLLLQLAKMDSPTNYESRYALGLLYQEIGNFKAAAAHYNYISVANFKSEFFDFDIDTKNSKAAQNNE; encoded by the coding sequence ATGGCAAAGAAACAAATATCCGATCCCATTACTCAAGGTATCAATTCGATAACAGATGCAGATATTCCAAAATCTGCTTCTCCTTCAAAATTAATAGACAAGCTCAAATTAAAACTGCAAAACTTCTTCAATAATGAAAAAATACAATCTTTAAAAGATTTTATCTCTGTCAAATATGCCAAAATCAAACAAAACAAAAAAATATTCTTCTCTACAATCAGTATCGTAGCCGTATTGATTGTAGCAACAATCATTTTAATTATTGTTTCAATTCTTCCAAGCCATCCAAGCACTCAAAACATCCCAGCAAAAAATAAGAATTCAAAAATAGAAACGCCCCTCCCTCAAATTCCAAAACTTGAGACCAAAATACCTGAAATTAGCGACAAAAGCCTTGACAATCTGATTAAAAAAGCTAACATTCTCTATAATAACGGAGAAAAAACAGAAGCGTTAAATATCTTTAGCAACATCGCTTCCTTTTCCCAATCCATTGCCAACCACAACCTTGGAGTTATCAAGCTCAAAGAAAAAAACTACGCTGATTCCATCGCTTCATTTGACAATTCTATTTCATCAGGAGAAAATATCAGCGTCAGCGCAATCGATGCGATGGTAAGCGCCTATTACCTAAAACGCATCGATCTGTATAATTATTATTTAAAACTCGTCAATTCCCATATATCAGATTCTGATCACGAACCATTTTATTCTTATCTATACGGACTGGCTCAATACTACAATGGCTACTATTTTGAGGCTTTATCCCCACTGTTAAATCCCAATTCTGAAAGCTTCAAAGAGCAAAATCATCGCCTTGCTTCCAAAATATTCCTAGTATTTAACGACGACTACAACGCTTTAGCGCATCTGCAAGAAATTGCTGCTCCAAAAGATTATAAATCTTTAGGTCTTTTATATGCTAGAGTTGGGGAATATGGCAAAGCAAAGAGTTACTTATATAAATATTTAAATGCCAATTCAGATGACCTTGAAGCTTTATTGGCAATCCAAATCATTGATTTGAAACTAGGAAACTTTGCTGCAGCTGCAAGTGCGCTTGAATCAATAGCAAGCAACAAAGATGTGGCCAAAAAAGCTATGGAAACCTATCCAATCAAAGTTATCTTGAATCCTTCCTTATTTGATGTCAATCTTGCCCAAGAGGAGTTTTGGCATCGCAGTTTTGAAATTCAAGAAAAAATCCCCTATAAAATTATCTTTTATTACGCTCCTTTCCGCGTTTTTGATGTCCAAGAGGCTTTAAAAATGATCAGGGAAGGGGGAGTGTTTTCAGATATCAGAAATATTGAAGAAGCAAAAAATACGCTAGTTCGAGGAGGAACGATCTCAACTATCAACAAAAATATAGCCAAAGCTCTCATTGAACTCAATAAAAACAATATTCGAGACGCATTAAAATATCTTAAAATTTCAGCTAAATCAAATCCCAATCACGCTGTGCTTCATTATAATATAGGTTTAATTTATGCACAGATGGAAGACTTTCAAAATGCTTACAATCACTTTCTAAGAGCCTATCACCTCAACAGCTACGATATCACTTCAGGTCTGTTTGCAATTATAGCTGGCGATTTTATTTATCAAGATACAACCCGAATTATGCACCAAATATCTCAAGATTTTGAAAGCATTCCTTTCAAATCCCAAACTCAAAAAAAATTCCTTTCCTCATTCATAGGCTATCTAAACAATAATATTGATGATGATATGGATTGGATAGAGCAGGCTCAAAAAAAATTTCCGATTTATTACGCCCTAAAAGCAGCTTATGGCATTAGAAATAAAAATAAAACAGCTCTTCTTGAGACATTTTCAAAACTCAAATCCATCTATCCTAAAGACGTCGTTTCAAATGTTTTATATGAACTAGCCCATAGTTATGACACCAATCTCAAGCAAGTTGCCCTCAAACTCCATAATTTATTCCTCTCTGATAAGCTTGATTTAAGTAGTGTCTATTACGGTCCAGCTTTCACAAGAGAACTTTATGTTTATATCGGATTTATCACAGGATCCCTTGAAAATCAAGAAAGAGATTTAGAGCAAAAATTAATTTCTCAAACCGATACTCCAAATGGCATTCTTCAAACAATGGCCTTAATCAATATTTACCAGCATAAATTTGAAAAAGCCTATACTCTTTATAATACTTTAATTGAGAATCTTAAAGAAAATGACGCTCAAACAAAATTTTTTGCTGCTGTAAGTGCCATTGGAGCAAATCATCCTGAAAATGCTGTATTATTACTCCAACTTGCCAAGATGGACTCTCCAACTAATTATGAAAGCCGTTATGCACTAGGTCTTCTTTACCAAGAAATAGGGAATTTTAAAGCTGCTGCCGCTCATTATAATTACATTTCTGTGGCAAACTTCAAATCAGAATTTTTTGATTTCGATATTGATACGAAAAACTCAAAGGCAGCTCAAAACAATGAATAA